The DNA region GCGTCGAGGCGCATCTGCAGGCCCTGCTGGCCGAACACGTCGAGTTGCTCGGAGTGGGTTACTCGCTGGTGCGCCGCGAGTACATGACCGCGATCGGCCCGGTGGATCTGCTCTGCCGCGACGAGCAGGGCAAAACGGTGGCGGTCGAAATCAAGCGGCGCGGGGAGATCGACGGCGTCGAGCAGCTGACGCGATATCTGGACCTGCTCAACCGGGACAGTTTGATTGCCCCCGTCAGTGGCGTCTTCGCGGCCCAGCAGATCAAACCGCAGGCCCGAACCTTGGCCATGGATCGCGGAATCCGATGCGTGACACTGGATTACGACAAGATGCGGGGTCTCGACAGCGACGAGTTCCGGCTGTTCTGATGGCCAGGAACCGGCGCTCCGGTAAGCGGCAGGGGCCGCCTCGGCCGCTGGGGATGTCGTTGTCTCAGCAACGAGTCGAGCAGGGCGCCGACGGCTACGACTATCTGGTCCGTCATGTGGTGGCCGCCCGGGCCACCAAGACCTACCGCTGTCCGGGATGCGACCAGGAAGTTC from Mycolicibacterium sp. MU0053 includes:
- the nucS gene encoding endonuclease NucS — protein: MRLVIAQCTVDYVGRLTAHLPSARRLLLIKADGSVSVHADDRAYKPLNWMSPPCWITENTDGPLPLWVVENKAGEQLRITIEEIDHDTEHELGIDPGLVKDGVEAHLQALLAEHVELLGVGYSLVRREYMTAIGPVDLLCRDEQGKTVAVEIKRRGEIDGVEQLTRYLDLLNRDSLIAPVSGVFAAQQIKPQARTLAMDRGIRCVTLDYDKMRGLDSDEFRLF